The DNA sequence GGTTTTACCTTTGTCTTCGACTTCATGTAACTGCAGGGTTCCCCTTTTGAACTGTGTATCAGCACTGCTAAATGTTCTTTGGTCCCTATTGAGTAGCCCTTCAATGGCAGCCATCTTACATTTTGGGATTTCAAGGCTGCTAAAAGTCCTTGTCAGCACCACTTGGCTGTGGTCCAGAAGGCCTCCATGTTAGGAGGCATTGAGGACCGACCGGCTGTAGAGGGTTTGGTAGTAGGCCCCAGAGTCCATGGCCGAGGGTCCCGCGCTGTCGTAGATCTGCTTGGCTGCTATCGGAGAGGAGGAGGCGTAGCAATTGTAGGCCATCACCTGGTCCTGGTACGTCTTCAGATCCATCTTCTGCTCATTGGACATGAGGTTGGTGATGGAGAAGGGGTGATTGAAGTTGTAGTGGGGATCCATGGCCTTGAGAGGGTCATTCTGCAGGTCCAGATTATGCATGGTGCTGGGAAGGAGGTGGGGGCTGCCTCCCATGAtctgggagtggaggagagggacggagggggagatggaggagggcacGGAAGAGGGGATTTCCACCGGGGTGCTCTGGACGTGGGACTGGGGCTGTGGGGCGCAGTCCAGCTGGACCATGCTCCTCTGCTGTTGCTCCTCTGAGGAGGAACCAGGGTGGGAGTTGTCAGAGTGGGCCGAGTCAGCCCCCTCCGAGCCCCCCGCTGGGCTGTGCTCCTCCATCAGGCTGTCTCCATGGCTCCCCTttccagagcctccctcctgGGCCTTGCCAGACTTCTTCGCAGCCTTCTCTTGATCGATCTTGAAGCGCTTCTGGCGGCGCAGGTAGCAGCCGTTCTCAAACATGTTGCCTGAGTTGGGGTGCAGGGCCCAGTAGGAGCCCTTGCCGGGCTTGTCGGGCGAGCGGGCCACCTTGACGAAGCAGTCATTGAAGGACAGCGAGTGGCGGATGGAGTTCTGCCAGCGCTGTTGGTTCTCGCGGTAGTAGGGGAACAGGTCCATGATCCACTGGTAGATCTCGTTGAGGGTGAGCATCTTGCTGCCGGATTGCTGGATGGCCATGGTGATGAGGGAGATATAGGAGTAT is a window from the Oncorhynchus tshawytscha isolate Ot180627B linkage group LG14, Otsh_v2.0, whole genome shotgun sequence genome containing:
- the LOC112266778 gene encoding forkhead box protein A2, whose translation is MLSSVKMESHELPEWNAFYSEASEMYSSPSVMNSMSSMSTINSYINLNPACSPATMNMGYGSSGLNSQLASMGGGANHMNMSPVTSSLNPNSLSQLGSPAPSLGSLSHYQNMGQPMSQLSYPSPTSLNRAKEVPKPYRRSLTHAKPPYSYISLITMAIQQSGSKMLTLNEIYQWIMDLFPYYRENQQRWQNSIRHSLSFNDCFVKVARSPDKPGKGSYWALHPNSGNMFENGCYLRRQKRFKIDQEKAAKKSGKAQEGGSGKGSHGDSLMEEHSPAGGSEGADSAHSDNSHPGSSSEEQQQRSMVQLDCAPQPQSHVQSTPVEIPSSVPSSISPSVPLLHSQIMGGSPHLLPSTMHNLDLQNDPLKAMDPHYNFNHPFSITNLMSNEQKMDLKTYQDQVMAYNCYASSSPIAAKQIYDSAGPSAMDSGAYYQTLYSRSVLNAS